Part of the Nitrosophilus alvini genome, GTGTGAACTTGACGGAATAATCCTGAGCGACGAAGTTATAAACTATCTGGCAACAAAAATGGATAATAATATCAGAGAAATAGAAGGAACTATAATAAAACTGAACGCCTACGCATCCTTGATGAACCAAAAAATAACTCTCGATTTTGCAAAAAGCGTTCTTAAAGAGCAGATAAAAGAGAAGCAGGAAAACATATCAATGGAAAAGATCATAAAAGTAGTTTCCAAGGAGCTCAATATAAAACCAAGCGAAATAAAAAGCAGAAGCAGGAGCAGAAATATAGTAAGTGCAAGAAGAATAGTCATATATCTGGCACGTACACTTACACCCAATTCCATGCCTACTCTTGCACAGTTTTTCGGAATGAAAGATCACACCTCCGTAAGTCATGCAATGAAAAAGATAAATGAAATAATGGAAAAAGACGAAAATTTCAAAGTAAAGATAGAAGAGCTGATACACAAAATAAAACATTCATAAAAAGTGTGAACAGATGTGAAAAAAAAGAAATCGAAGAAATGTGAAAAAAATCCACAAAAACGGATAAAAAGCTCTTTTTTCACAAAAACACATCAAACTACTACTACGACTATAAATTTTAAAAATATAAAGAGTTGTTTAACTCTTTTTTAATAAAATTAACATAGAACCAAATTCAGGAGAAAAATATGAAGATCTCTATACAAAAAAGTATACTCGAACAAGCACTCAGCCAGATACAGCCTTTTTTGGAGAAAAAAGACACTAGCCAGATAACATCACATGTTTTCATAAATGCAGCAGACGATTCTGTAGAACTGAAAGCAACAGATTATGAGATGGGTCTGAAAGCGGATATAAAAAACATAAATGTTACCGATCATGGATCTGCAACGGCAAACGGTAAAAAGCTTCTTGACATTATAAGAATATTAAAAGACGACGAAATCATACTCGAATCAAAAGACGACACACTTGTTATCAAACAGGGACAGTCAAGATTCAAACTCCCCATGTTCAACGCAGATGAATTTCCCCAGTTTCCTCAAATCGATGAAAAACCGAAAATAGAGATCGACAGCCAAAAACTTGTAGTATCTCTTAAAAAGATAACTCCTGCAATTGACACAAACAATCCCAAATTCGAACTCAACGGTGCTCTTATAGATATAAAAGAAGATGTTATAAACCTTGTTGCAACCGATACAAGAAGGCTTGCCGTGGTCAAACTTCAAAACTCACCTTCCAGTACACTCTCTATTATAATTCCAAGAAAAGCAATACTTGAAATACAAAAACTCTTTTTTGACGAAATAGAGATATATTACGATGAGACAAATCTGATAATTAAATCTGACAATTATCTCTTTTTTACAAAACTTATAAACGGAAAATTTCCTGATTACGAAAGAATCATTCCTAAATCTTTAAAATATGAGATGATGCTACCTAAAGATAAAATGGTCGAAGCTATAAAACAGATTACAACAATATCAAATGAGATAAAACTGACTTTTTTAAAAGACAGAATTATCTTCAAAAGTCTCAGTGATGAAAACATAGAAGCCCAGACTGAAGTGGAAGTTCCGACCCCTTTTGAGGAAAAATTTGTTATGGCTGTCAACAGTAGATATCTTCTCGATTTTCTCGCAAACATAGACGGAAATGAGTTTAAACTGGGGCTAAACGAGCCGGAGCTGCCATTTTCACTTCAAGATGAAAACTTCCTTACTATCGTAATGCCTATAGTAATCTAATAGGTTATTTATAATAAAAAAGATATAATCAGTAATATTTAAAAGGCATTTTCGCCTTTTAAATACCAAAACTAGTTAAAAATAATCTATATCAGATAGACGAGGATTTTTCATGAACAAAAACTACGGTGCAGAAAATATAAAAGTTTTAAAAGGTCTTGAAGCTGTCAGAAAAAGACCCGGTATGTATATCGGTGATACAAGTGTTGGAGGATTGCACCACCTTATATACGAAGTTGTTGATAACTCCATCGATGAAGCGATGGCAGGGTACTGCAGCAAGATTGAGATTACGCTTACGAAAGAGGGAAGCGCCATCATATCCGATAACGGTCGCGGAATTCCCGTAGATATGCATCCTACTGAAAATATTCCTGCTGCTACGGTTGTTTTAACGGTTCTTCATGCCGGCGGAAAATTTGACAAAGATACCTATAAAGTAAGCGGCGGACTTCACGGTGTCGGTGTATCAGTAGTCAACGCACTTTCCAAAAAGCTGATAATGACTATCAAAAGAGATGGAAATATATACAGGCAGGAGTTTAAAAAAGGAATTCCCCAGACTGATCTGATAGTGATAGGTGAGACAAACAGAACAGGAACAACGATAGAGTTCTGGCCGGATGAGGAGATATTCGAAACGGTCGAATTCAAGTTTGACATTCTCTCAAAAAGATTCAGAGAACTTGCATATCTTAATCCTAATATTACAATAGTTTTCAAAGACGAAAGAGTCGGAAAGAAAGAAACATATCATTTTGAAGGAGGTCTTAAACAGTTTGTTGAGGATCTCAATAAAAAAACAGAACTTATAAAACCTATACTCATTTCAGACAAAATAGAAGATGTTGAAGTTGATATTGCGCTTATGTATAACGACGGATATGATGAAAAGGTTTTAAGTTTCGTAAACAATATAAGAACTCCTGATGGCGGAACACATGAGAGCGGTTTCAGAGGCGGTCTTACCAGGGCAATATCAAACTATGTTACAAAAAATGTTGGTGTGAGAGAGAAAAATGTAAAAATAACCGGAGATGACGTAAGGGAAGGCCTTGTAGCCGTTATAAGCGTAAGAGTTCCGGAGCCGCAGTTTGAAGGGCAGACAAAAGGAAAACTTGGCAGCAGCTATGTAAAACCGATAGTACAGAAACTTATATATGAAAAACTGACAAAATATTTTGAAGAAAATCCGATAGATGCTAAAACTGTTATGCAAAAAGCTCTTATGGCTGCAAGAGGACGCGAAGCTGCAAAAAAGGCGAGAGAGCTTACCAGAAGAAAAGATGCTATGAGTGTAGGAACACTTCCCGGAAAACTAGCTGACTGCCAGAGCAGAGATGCAAGCATAAGCGAACTCTATCTGGTTGAAGGTGATAGTGCCGGTGGAAGTGCAAAACAGGGACGTGACAGAGTTTTTCAGGCAATACTTCCTCTAAAAGGAAAGATATTAAATGTGGAAAAAGCTAGACTTGACAAGATACTCAAATCAGACGAGATAAAAAATATCATTACGGCTCTCGGATGCGGTATAGGAGAAGAGTTTGACGAAGAAAAGCTTAGATATCACAAAATAATCATCATGACCGATGCTGATGTGGACGGAAGCCATATACAGACACTTCTTTTGACATTTTTCTTTAGATTCCTAAGAACAGTTGTTGAGAAAGGATATCTCTATATTGCCCAGCCTCCTCTTTACAGATACAAAAAAGGAAAAACTGAGGTCTATCTCAAAGATGATGCAGCTCTCAGTGAATTTTTGATAGAGAACGGTATCGATTCGCTCAACATAACAGGAATGGGTAAAAAAGATCTTGTAGAGTTTTTCAAAATTGTAGCCCATTACAGAATGATTCTCAAAGAGCTTGAAAAGAGATTTTCTCTTATAGAAGTGGTGAGATATCTGATAGAAAACAGAGATCTTATAGCTCTTGAAAATAAAGAGCTGTTTAAAAAGATAGAAAATTATCTCAATACTCTCGGATATAACATACTTTCGTCCAATATAGATGATGAGAAAATCCATCTTTATGTTCAGACAGAAGATGGACTTGAAGAGATCGTTATAGATGATACACTTTTTACAAACCCTTTCTATAACGAAGCTCTTTTTATATATGACAAAATTCTTGAAAGGGTACCCGAAGATCTTAAAGAAAAAGATATTGTTTCGATACTTGAAGAGATAGAAAAAAGCGCAAAAAAAGGTGCTTATATACAAAGATACAAAGGTCTTGGCGAGATGAACCCGGAGCAGCTGTGGGAAACAACCATGGATCCTGAAAACAGAAGATTACTTAAAGTTACTGTTGAAAATGCTGAGAGTGCAAGTGATGTGTTCAGTCTGTTTATGGGTGATGAAGTTGAGCCAAGAAAAAAATATATAGAAGAACATGCAAAAGATGTCAAACATCTGGATGTATAATGCTCTATTCCGAAGAGAAAGAAAGGTCTAATCGCTTTAAACTGGCACTGAGGATAGGAATTCCTATCTTTTTGCTGGTTTTTGCACTACTATTTGTAATTTTCAACAGAGAATTTTCGGAAATTTTTCAATATATACTTATTTTTACCGCTGTTGTAATATCTGTCTATTTTATATTTTTTATGATTTACCAGGGATTCAGCGAAAGACTTATAGACCCTATCTCCAAAGCCTTCAACAGAAAAGCTATTACCGATATTTTTCAAAATGAGATAGAAAAAAACAGGGATTATACGATTGTTTTAATTTCAGTAGACAATATTGCCGATATAAACGAAAGATATGGAATTGAAAAAGGCGATAATATACTATCGGGTGTCGTTAAAATAATCGACTCTTTTTTTAAAAAGTGCTGCGGCAATAAAATCCCGATAGGTCATTACAAAGGTGGGGAATTTCTTGTAGGGCTGCATATAAAAAAAGACGATGTTAAAAAATATGTGGATGATTTTTTGAAAAAATATGATAGAAGCGTAATAGATGATGTTGAGATAAAACTTTTTGCAGCCATGATAGATACAGGCTACAGCAAAGATCTTAAAAAGATTGTAGAAAGACTTTATGAACTTTATGCAAAATACTCTCATCGTCCTGTATCGAAAAGAGTGGCTGTTGCCGCAAAAAGGAGTATGGAAGCAAGCGAGTTTGAAAAATTTATAATAGATACGATTGAAAAAAAGTCTTTATCTCTCAGATTTCAGCCTGCGCTCAATCTCAAAACAGGTCTTTACGATATGGCTGAAGTTTCTGTAAAACTGCAACAGCCGGACGGCAGCCTTATCCATCCTAGCCAGTTTATTCCTGTAGTAAACCGTTTGGGTTTTGAGAAGAAATTTGATGAAATTTTAACGCAAAAGGTTTTGGAGGTACTCAGCGGCAAGCAGATTGATATGATGTTTAGCTTCAATATATCTCCATTTTCGCTTAGAGACAAAAATTTTACAAAAAATATATTTAATCTGTTTGAAAAATATCCGGTATCGAAAGAAAAAATCATATTGGAGCTTTATGAAAACAGGCTCTATAAAGATGTAGAGTATTATAAAAAAATTATTTCTCTGTATAGAGAAGAGGGCTTCAAGATTGCATATGACAATTTCGGCGCATACAATGCAGCCACTGAATATATAAAAGAGATTCCTGTGGACTTTGTCCATTTTGATAAAGAGTATACAAAAAAGATAAATACTCTTTCGTATAGAGTATTTTTAAGATCATGGACGGAGGCTTTCGAAGAGCTGGGGATAAAATCGGTGATCAAATTTATCGATAATGAAGAACTTGTAGAGATATTTAAAAATCTTGGTGTAGATTATGTGGAAGGGTATGCAGTAGCAAGACCTATGGATTTTGAAGAATTGATAGAATTTATCAGGGAGAAAAGATGAGATACGGTGAAAAAGAGATAAAAGAGTTTGATCCGCAAAAAGATCTGGAAATCTGGCCAAACAAACATAAAAAGAACTACCTTATAAAAATAACTTTGCCTGAATTTACATGTCTTTGTCCAAGAAGCGGTTATCCTGATTTTGCGACTTTCTATCTGGAATATATACCTGATGAGTGGGTTGTGGAACTTAAGGCTATCAAACTTTATATCAACAGTTTCAGAGACCGCCATATAAGTCATGAAGAGAGTGCAAACGAAATTTATGACACGCTTTACAACAGACTCAAACCAAAATATATGAAACTTGTAGCAGATTTCAATCCGAGAGGAAATGTTCACACAGTTATAGAAATAGACAGCGAAAAAATAAAAATCGAGAAGTAAGACTCCTCCCCAGATACCTGCGGCACATAGCCAATCGGGGTGCTCTGCTGTGTTCCCACCCTGAAGCGTTGCCCCGAAAGGCTATTGCACAGGTCTGAAGAGGAGCATTCAAGCCTTCAAAAAGACCTCAATGCTCACCTTCGACGAATAAATGGCGGAGAGAGAGGGATTCGAACCCTCGAAGGGCTGTTAACCCTTACACGCGTTCCAGGCGTGCGCCTTCAACCACTCGGCCATCTCCCCTGTTTAGCTGATAGTTGATGGTTTATAGCTGATAGATTTATTTGATGCTAGTTACTATAAACTATCGACTATCAACTAAAGTGGCGGGGAGGCAGGGATTCGAACCCTGGGTGGGCTCATCACCCACGCCGGTTTTCAAGACCGGTGCATTCAACCAGCTCTGCCACCTCCCCGTTTGGAAGAGTAATTATAGCAGAAATTGCTTTAATATTGGAGGCGGCACCCGGATTCGAACCGGGGATCAGGGCTTTGCAGGCCCGTGCCTTACCACTTGGCTATGCCGCCTAAGAAAAGAAGATTTTGGCTAAAATGCCCAAACCCACCACTCTTTTTATCGAGTGGTGCCCGGGGCCGGACTTGAACCGGCACAGACAAAATGTCCGAGGGATTTTAAGTCCCTTGCGTCTACCAATTCCGCCACCCGGGCACATGGAGCGGGAGACGGGATTCGAACCCGCGACCCCAACCTTGGCAAGGTTGTGCTCTACCCCTGAGCTACTCCCGCAAAATTGGAGTGTAATTATAACCAAAATGGGGTAAAATGTAAATAGTTTTTAAGAAAGCTTTTTTAATAACCGGAAATTGTACTTTTTTTTGTATAATTTCACAATAGAACAATCGGAGGGAATATGCGAAGCGATGAAATAAAGAAGGGGTTTCAAAGAGCCCCACACAGAAGTCTTTTAAGGGCAACAGGACTTAAAGACGAGGATTTTGACAAGCCTTTTATAGGGGTCGCAAACTCTTTTATCGAAATAATACCGGGGCATTTTTTTCTGAACAGATATTCTGTAATCATAAAAGAAGAGATAAGAAAGTGCGGATGCGTTCCGTTTGAATTCAATACTATCGGTGTTGACGACGGTATAGCGATGGGGCATGACGGTATGCTATATTCGCTTCCTAGCCGCGAGCTTATTGCTAGTTCAATCGAAACTGTTATGAACGCACACAAACTTGACGCCATGATTGCGATTCCGAACTGTGACAAGATAACTCCCGGAATGATAATGGGAGCTTTAAGGGTAAATGTTCCCACAGTTTTTGTTACCGGCGGTCCTATGAGAGCCGGACACCTGCCTGACGGAACTCCTATCGATCTTGCAACTGCTTTTGAGGCTGTTGGAAAAAGAGCACAGGGAGAGATAACAGACGAAGAACTTTATCAGATAGAGTGTGCTGCGTGTCCTTCA contains:
- a CDS encoding GGDEF domain-containing protein is translated as MLYSEEKERSNRFKLALRIGIPIFLLVFALLFVIFNREFSEIFQYILIFTAVVISVYFIFFMIYQGFSERLIDPISKAFNRKAITDIFQNEIEKNRDYTIVLISVDNIADINERYGIEKGDNILSGVVKIIDSFFKKCCGNKIPIGHYKGGEFLVGLHIKKDDVKKYVDDFLKKYDRSVIDDVEIKLFAAMIDTGYSKDLKKIVERLYELYAKYSHRPVSKRVAVAAKRSMEASEFEKFIIDTIEKKSLSLRFQPALNLKTGLYDMAEVSVKLQQPDGSLIHPSQFIPVVNRLGFEKKFDEILTQKVLEVLSGKQIDMMFSFNISPFSLRDKNFTKNIFNLFEKYPVSKEKIILELYENRLYKDVEYYKKIISLYREEGFKIAYDNFGAYNAATEYIKEIPVDFVHFDKEYTKKINTLSYRVFLRSWTEAFEELGIKSVIKFIDNEELVEIFKNLGVDYVEGYAVARPMDFEELIEFIREKR
- the gyrB gene encoding DNA topoisomerase (ATP-hydrolyzing) subunit B — translated: MNKNYGAENIKVLKGLEAVRKRPGMYIGDTSVGGLHHLIYEVVDNSIDEAMAGYCSKIEITLTKEGSAIISDNGRGIPVDMHPTENIPAATVVLTVLHAGGKFDKDTYKVSGGLHGVGVSVVNALSKKLIMTIKRDGNIYRQEFKKGIPQTDLIVIGETNRTGTTIEFWPDEEIFETVEFKFDILSKRFRELAYLNPNITIVFKDERVGKKETYHFEGGLKQFVEDLNKKTELIKPILISDKIEDVEVDIALMYNDGYDEKVLSFVNNIRTPDGGTHESGFRGGLTRAISNYVTKNVGVREKNVKITGDDVREGLVAVISVRVPEPQFEGQTKGKLGSSYVKPIVQKLIYEKLTKYFEENPIDAKTVMQKALMAARGREAAKKARELTRRKDAMSVGTLPGKLADCQSRDASISELYLVEGDSAGGSAKQGRDRVFQAILPLKGKILNVEKARLDKILKSDEIKNIITALGCGIGEEFDEEKLRYHKIIIMTDADVDGSHIQTLLLTFFFRFLRTVVEKGYLYIAQPPLYRYKKGKTEVYLKDDAALSEFLIENGIDSLNITGMGKKDLVEFFKIVAHYRMILKELEKRFSLIEVVRYLIENRDLIALENKELFKKIENYLNTLGYNILSSNIDDEKIHLYVQTEDGLEEIVIDDTLFTNPFYNEALFIYDKILERVPEDLKEKDIVSILEEIEKSAKKGAYIQRYKGLGEMNPEQLWETTMDPENRRLLKVTVENAESASDVFSLFMGDEVEPRKKYIEEHAKDVKHLDV
- the dnaN gene encoding DNA polymerase III subunit beta → MKISIQKSILEQALSQIQPFLEKKDTSQITSHVFINAADDSVELKATDYEMGLKADIKNINVTDHGSATANGKKLLDIIRILKDDEIILESKDDTLVIKQGQSRFKLPMFNADEFPQFPQIDEKPKIEIDSQKLVVSLKKITPAIDTNNPKFELNGALIDIKEDVINLVATDTRRLAVVKLQNSPSSTLSIIIPRKAILEIQKLFFDEIEIYYDETNLIIKSDNYLFFTKLINGKFPDYERIIPKSLKYEMMLPKDKMVEAIKQITTISNEIKLTFLKDRIIFKSLSDENIEAQTEVEVPTPFEEKFVMAVNSRYLLDFLANIDGNEFKLGLNEPELPFSLQDENFLTIVMPIVI
- the queF gene encoding preQ(1) synthase — its product is MRYGEKEIKEFDPQKDLEIWPNKHKKNYLIKITLPEFTCLCPRSGYPDFATFYLEYIPDEWVVELKAIKLYINSFRDRHISHEESANEIYDTLYNRLKPKYMKLVADFNPRGNVHTVIEIDSEKIKIEK